DNA from Ignavibacteriales bacterium:
CACAATCTTACAATATTTCTTCCTGTCGGTTTTGAGTGAAGAAAAGAATAAAAGGATATAACGCTAAAAACTTCAACAGGATGTATATCAAGGAATCTTGCAACTTCCTGCTGAGCGAAATCACTTATATAACTATGTTTTTTTTGTATTGCCTGAAGCACCGGCATCAGTGCTGATCTGTCTTTACCGTATTTTATTACGTAGCTCTCTATCTCTTCTGAAAGAGCATTTTTTTCTACAACAAGCATTTGCTCTACTCCTTAAAATGAATTGCTAAAAGTTTTTCTACTTTGTCCACAAGAGTTTCGGGTGAAATTGGCTTTTCAACAAACTCATCAACAGGAACCATTTCGCTTGCGCCAAATTCCATTCCTAAAGATTTTGAAACTGATGTGTACATTATAATTGGTGTGTCCACATTCATTTTGCGGAACTTTTGAGCGAGAAAAATCCATCATCGGGTTCATTCATCATTACATCAAGAATGATTAAATCTGGATTTTGATCCATAACGATTTTATATCCATCATCTGGATTGGAAGCGGTGATAACGTCGTAACCTTTTGAAGTTAATACCAAACTGCTGGCATCAACAATATCCGGATCGTCGTCTATTATTGCTATTTTGGCCATTGTTTATCCCCTAAAGATAAATTTATGGAATATTTAGTTAATTAAGAGTTTTCAAGTATTCATCAATTAACATGTTAAGTGCCATATTACTTTACACCGAATAATTATTTTAATTCAATTAGTGCGAGGGTTAAACATTTTTTTGTTTGATTTTTCTTAATCATAAGAAGTTTCACTTCTCAAATAAGATATGCTGTTTATTAGCTTTTGCTAATTGCGAAAAGATGATAAACGGGAAGAGAGTTAAAAGCGAATAATTAAGAATTAAAAACTTTAGCTGATTAGAAATTATTTTTAAATAGCTATTTTGATATTATAAAAAGGAGCAATAAAAAATATGAAATCAAATAACAACTTTTACAATTCAGCTTCAGTTTATTACGATAAGATGATTGACTTTGATTCTGCATTACAGAAACGCAAAATACTCTTATCAAATTTTATTGATAAAAAAATAAAATCAGTTGCAGATGTTGGATGTGGAACCGGAGTTGATTCTATTGCTCTTGCGCTGCTTGGATTAAATGTTACAGCATATGATCCTTCATCGGAAATGATAAACATTGCGAAAGCCAATTCTGAAAAACATAATTGCAAAATTGATTTCCATATCTTTTGTGCGAATAAAATCCCAAAAACATTTTATAATAAGTTTGATATAGTTGTTTCACTTGGAAATACTAGAACTATTTGGTGGTTTGGATAAAAAAGTTTTTGATGCAAAAATCTCAAATGATTTAGTATTATTTACTCAAAAATAATTAGGCACGATTGCTCGTGCCTTAAACATCTCGTTTCTTTACTTTTACCTCTTGCCAGGTTACTTCATCAAGATCATCTTCTTTGTGCTAACAAAATCTCCTACTTTAATTTGATAGAAATACACTCCTGATGATAGTTTAGATGCATCAAATTCAATTTCATATCTTCCTGCAGGACGTTCTTCGTTTACTAAAGTTGTTACTTCATTTCCAAGAACGTCATAAACTTTTATAGTCTGCCATTCGCTTACTGGCGACTGCCAAATTATTTTTGTGTTTGGATTAAATGGGTTTGGAAAGTTTTGTCCCAGATTATAATCCAGCAAAGGTTCATAATTTTCTACAACTGTAGGGCTGTCTTTTACAGCAATTAAATTTTGTGTGTGATATGGGAAAGTTGAGCTTATATGTGCACCTATATATAATGTGCCATCACTACCAATTGCTGGACAGGAGTCATATTCAAGATCACCCATATCCAATGTCCATAAGACTGTACCATCAAAATCAATGCAGCCAAAGTATGAGGCTATACTTGTTCCAAAATATACCTTTCCTTCTGCATCACAAACTAATTCATGATTAATCCAATTTTGATATGTATCGTTTTCAAAATCTAAAATCGTTTTCCAGTTTTCATTACCATCATAATCAAGGGATATTATTGCAGTTTGATATTCCCTATTCCCATTTATAAATGCATGAAAAATAATATTTCCATTTTTATCTATGGTTGGCGCTGTATACATATTAAATCCTTCGATACCATATTTCCATTTAAGATCACCATTTGCAGACACCGCGAATAAAAAGTTTTCTCCTATTGTTGTATCTCTTCCTAAAGTATAAATAGTATTGTTGTTATCAATTAGTGGTAAACCCCAATTAACCAAACCGGGATTAAAACTCCAATTTACATTTCCATCCAAATCTGTAGATTTTAATGAACCAGCATAACCAACCTGTGTGTAGTCATCTTTGAAATACATAGTATCGCCGGAAGGTGAAAACATTATTCCTCTAAAGTATATCCCAGACCAAGGAATTTTTCTTACTAAGTTACCGTTTGAGGATATTACAACAATGGTGTCTTTAATTGGTATATAGAATTTTCCTGACTTATCTCTTGAGATTGTAAAATTCAAAACCCCTATCGGAAGATCAGTAAGATTCCATTTTTCACTTCCATAGAAATCTAATGAATAAATGTTGCTGTTCCTGCTTCCAAAGTATATACTCGAATCGTTACCTAGTACAGGCCCAACATTATTAGCAAAATTAGTTTCTGTCTCAAACATCCAATTATCATTTCCATTTTTATTAAGAGAATAAAAATAATTTACAGTATCTAATGATAAGGCTCTTTCACCCATATAAAGATTATCATCATAGCCTATAACCGGGCCATAAATAACACCAAGTGGCATATCTTTTTTCCATATTACATTGTTTGTTCTGGGACCAATATACTCTGATCTTCCAGTTCCTTGCATATCGCCACGTAGTACAGGCCAAGGTGAATCTGCCAGCGAAGGCCAGGGGATTTTAACTTGCTGTTGACTTTGCAGTTCTGTGGAATAAAAACTGAACAGCAATAGGAATAAAAATATTGTAAATGTTTTCATTATTTAACCACGATTTCAAAATGTACTAAATATAGTTTCAATAGATAATGATTTAAATGAATAGAATAAACCATTTAAAGTCAAATTAAATCTGTGTTTAAATGCTTGCCAATCACCAATAAAAAAAGACACGATTGCTCGTGCCTTTTAGAAAATTACTTCACACTTCGTCCCTCGAATACGCTCGGGATGACAACTCAGTGTGACAAAGCAATTATTTCAACAACATCAATTTCTTTGTTGCTGAATAATTTTCACTTTCCATCTTATAGAAATATATTCCTGATGATAGTCCTGAAGCATTAAACATCATTTCGTGATAACCTTCTTCAAGTTCACCGTTAAATATTTCTGCAACTTTTTCGCCAAGTGTGTTGTAAACACTTAAGCTTAAGTTTGTTTTAACCGGTAATGCAAACTTAATTGTTGTACTTGGGTTAAATGGGTTAGGATAATTCTGATATAAAGCAAAATCTTTTGGTCCGGTTACTTCAACTTCTATTTCATTGCTGTAGCTAAAAGTTCCATCAAAATCGATTTGCTTTAATCTGTATAAGTATGTTCCAGGTTTTTCATTCTTATCAGAATATGAGTAGAATGTTTTTTCAGTTGTAGTTCCTTTACCACTTACAAATCCAACATTACTGAATTCCGTTTGACCTTTCTCGTTTGACTTTTCACGTTTTTCAATTTGAAATCCATTGTTATTCGTTTCAGTTGCTGTACTCCAGTTAAGAACAACATTTCCATCAACCATTTCTGCATTAAATGAAACCAGTTCAACAGGCACTTCGCTGGAAACTGTCATTGTAATAGGAACAATCATTAATGTGTTTGCGGGATCATTAGTTGTGATTTCCATATCCATAGTATATTCACCAAGTTCCATCCCTTCGGTATCTATCAACAAACCAACATTAATAGAATTACCGCTGTAAATAGTACCAGAATAATTATTTAATGACAACCATTCAGGATCAGCAGCAAGTTGTACGGCTAAATTATTTGCAAGATAAGCGGCATCATAAACTATTTGAAGTCCATCAGTACCTGAACCATTTTCAATTCCAACAGTTGCACTTGTTAAAGTTGCGTTTAAGTTATTGTAATAGAACATAATTCTATCATTTGATTTGATCACAACTTGAAAAGTAAGTGAACCGGTTCCATTGTATTTTTGCCAGTTAGTAAACTGAATAGTAAATTTATCTGTTTCTCTTAAATAATGAACAGTTCCCTGAGTTCTTCCATCAAGATCATCCCAGAAAGGCGCGATGATATTATTAGGTGCCGCCCCATCGGGTATTGCAGCATTGCTGTAATATGAAGATGTTAGAGCGCTAAAACTTAAAAATCCATTTGTCGTTAAATAGATATCCGAATAATTCGTTCCGTAAAACTTAAAATCAAATCCAATCGGAATTGCATTTGTATATCCATCGTCAAGAGTACCGTTCCAGGTTGTAACTTGTACAGCAATTGGGTTTGCTGCAATATCAGTCCAAACATATGCGGGACCATTAGGATCATTACTGTCTTTCCATCTATAACCAAATACATCAGGACCACCGGCACCTTTAAAACTATAACCTAAATCATTACGTGGAAAATCTTTTTATCTTCTCCTTTTCCAGTGAACTTTTCGTTAGCTCCAGTTAATACAATCATTACATTATCAGGGAAAGTACTGTTAGTAAGTTCTATTGAATAATCAAGAGTAGAACTCTGTGCAGAGGTATTTGATAATAAAAGAGATTCAGTAAATGTAGTATCAGGAATTGAGAAACAATTCATTGAGTCCACACTAAGTGCTGCAACCGGTGGGAATAAGGTTACACCTGTTGGCACATTAGACATAACAGATTTATTATTCCACATATCCAATGCTTTGGCAGCAAAGTAATATGTTGTATTAAAGTCCAATCCATCAATTGCAAATGATCTTGGAGCACCTAAAGTATCAGAAACTCCGGTAAACAATTTTTGTGATGCGCTATTAAAATCAACATCGTTAGTAATTGGATCTACAGAATACCTTAAATCATAAGACGTAACACCACCCACTGTAGAATCATATGGAGCAGTCCAATTTATTGTTAGCGAATTTGATGTAGCATCTCCAACACTTAAGTCTGTGATTGCATCAGGCGGAGTAGTATCTGGAGGAATCTGACGTACTACAGGCATTGAAGGATCGCCCATTAAATTATACATTTCCATATAGCGAAGTACGGTTGCAGTAACACCACCGTAATGTGTTGCAAGATCAAACTTTGCTTTGTCAAACATTGGTGTAACACGAGTTAACTCTTCCAGAAACATTGCATCAATTAATCTTCTTTCAAGAATATCATCCTCATCCCAGTAAGAGTTTACAGATGAACCATAAAACGTTGATCCGCCGTTTGTTGTACGAATCCATGTCTCGCCGAAACTTTCTGCGATTTGATATGATCCGGTAATACATGCAAATGAATAAACAAATGGATACATAACCGTATTTGTTAATGATCTAACTTGTGATTGTGTAAGTTGTGGACCATCAGCCCAGTAAGTTTCTGCGCCGTGTCCGGAATAGATTGCAAATCTTTGGTTAGCATTTAAAGCATCAATCAATTGCTGTGTTGTTGCATTATGAGTAACAGTATAAAGTTTTAGATTCTCCCAACCAGCTGGCTGAAAGTGTGTGTTAATAACGTAATTATGTGTTCCTTCAGTAATAGCATAATTGTCAGTTGAAGCCATAAAAACATTTTTCTTTGCAACAGTAGCAATGTAGCTTTCCATATAAATGGATTTAGTTAAAGCATTCTGTAGTTCCTGTTCTGTTGTTACTGAAAATCTTCCTATAAATGCATCTGCAAATTTATCCGTGCCTGCAAGCTGTACATAGTTTAAATCTGTATTTGGATTTCCTTCTCCAGTTCCAATCCAAGATGGAATATGCTGAACATCACCAACAAGTAATACAAATTCAGGTCTAGTCTCTGCGTTATCATATCTGGCTTGTATAAATGCTTTGATAGCTGATGTGGTAGTTCCAGTTGTTGTTGTATTAAAAACATCAACTATAAATCCTTGTGCAGATTTATGTGTTATAAAAGAGGCTAATCCTGCTTCAAAAGTTGGTGCTGTAATTATTAAATATCTCATTGAAAGTAAAGATTCTGTTGGTTGGTATCCAACAAGCACATTTTTCAAAAACTCATTATATGTTTCTGATTTATAAACGGAAGATTCTAATTCCGAATTAATGTTTATTTCAAACGATGCTGAATTTGTAATTAAAAGTTTATTATCCTTCGGATTGTATGAGAATGGGAAAACAGTAACCATAACTCCGCTTACGCCGCCTATTACAAATGGTTCAGAAATGCTTACCAAAGGTTTTTCAATTCCTGCCGAACTATAATAATCGGAATTGATAACAAATGGTCTTTCACTTAAAGATCTTTCTCTGCTCCAGTACATTTGTTTGGGATAAACTTTTTTGCTCAGTATCTGTGTTGATTGA
Protein-coding regions in this window:
- a CDS encoding T9SS type A sorting domain-containing protein, with the protein product MGDLEYDSCPAIGSDGTLYIGAHISSTFPYHTQNLIAVKDSPTVVENYEPLLDYNLGQNFPNPFNPNTKIIWQSPVSEWQTIKVYDVLGNEVTTLVNEERPAGRYEIEFDASKLSSGVYFYQIKVGDFVSTKKMILMK
- a CDS encoding class I SAM-dependent methyltransferase encodes the protein MKSNNNFYNSASVYYDKMIDFDSALQKRKILLSNFIDKKIKSVADVGCGTGVDSIALALLGLNVTAYDPSSEMINIAKANSEKHNCKIDFHIFCANKIPKTFYNKFDIVVSLGNTRTIWWFG
- a CDS encoding T9SS type A sorting domain-containing protein, which produces MFYYNNLNATLTSATVGIENGSGTDGLQIVYDAAYLANNLAVQLAADPEWLSLNNYSGTIYSGNSINVGLLIDTEGMELGEYTMDMEITTNDPANTLMIVPITMTVSSEVPVELVSFNAEMVDGNVVLNWSTATETNNNGFQIEKREKSNEKGQTEFSNVGFVSGKGTTTEKTFYSYSDKNEKPGTYLYRLKQIDFDGTFSYSNEIEVEVTGPKDFALYQNYPNPFNPSTTIKFALPVKTNLSLSVYNTLGEKVAEIFNGELEEGYHEMMFNASGLSSGIYFYKMESENYSATKKLMLLK